Proteins encoded in a region of the Acidobacteriota bacterium genome:
- a CDS encoding YebC/PmpR family DNA-binding transcriptional regulator: MSGHSKWHTIKHKKGALDAKRGKIFTKLIKEITVAARTGGSGDIDTNARLRKAVQDAKGQNMPNDTIDRAIKRGTGELEGVNYDEITYEGYGPNGVAVLIETMTDNRNRTVAEIRHIFSKNGGNLGEAGSVAWMFDKKGYIVVDKAPKTEEELFEIAIEAGADDMQDDGEVFEIFSAPDAFDGVLEAVKSAGIEPQAAEVSMIPQNYIKLEGADAKQMMKLYDALDDNDDVQKVYANFDIDESEME, from the coding sequence ATGTCAGGACATTCCAAGTGGCACACAATCAAGCATAAGAAGGGTGCGCTCGACGCAAAACGCGGCAAGATCTTCACCAAGCTAATCAAGGAGATCACGGTCGCGGCACGCACCGGCGGCAGCGGCGACATCGATACCAACGCCCGGCTTCGCAAGGCGGTTCAGGACGCCAAAGGGCAGAACATGCCCAACGACACCATCGACCGTGCGATCAAGCGCGGCACCGGCGAACTCGAGGGCGTCAACTACGACGAGATCACCTACGAGGGCTACGGCCCGAATGGCGTTGCCGTCTTGATCGAGACAATGACCGACAACCGCAACCGGACGGTCGCCGAGATCCGGCATATTTTTTCGAAGAACGGCGGCAACCTTGGCGAGGCCGGTTCGGTCGCCTGGATGTTCGACAAGAAGGGCTACATCGTTGTCGATAAGGCCCCGAAGACCGAGGAAGAGCTTTTCGAGATCGCCATCGAAGCAGGTGCCGACGACATGCAGGACGATGGCGAGGTCTTCGAGATCTTTAGCGCTCCCGATGCTTTCGATGGCGTGCTCGAGGCGGTAAAATCCGCCGGGATCGAGCCGCAGGCCGCCGAGGTGTCGATGATCCCGCAGAACTACATCAAGCTTGAGGGCGCTGATGCCAAGCAGATGATGAAACTCTACGACGCTCTCGACGACAATGATGACGTGCAAAAGGTTTACGCGAATTTTGACATCGACGAAAGCGAGATGGAATAG
- a CDS encoding serine hydrolase: MLFQAGFAFPQSAYFPPAGAWERRSPEQSGFDAAKLKEAVDFAIANEAKAPRSQELGQAQTFGREPFGEGIGLFKDRGDASGLIISGGRIVAEWGSLDRVDMSHSVTKSFLSSVVGIAFDRKLIRSLQDRTADYSTITLPYVPGQRFDRAEDFGKQQYIDLFAGPHNSKITWEHLLRQTSDWEGTLWGKPDWADRPDRDATTWLTRKRNEPGAVYEYNDVRVNVLALAALNVWRRPLPEVLRENLMDPIGASNTWRWFGYENSFVVLDGRIVQSVSGGGHWGGGMFINAYDMARFGLLTARGGRWGERRLLSEEFVRQARTPTVAQPNYGFMNWFLNTDRKFYPAAPASAFAHIGNGTNLIYVDPDSDLVIVARWIENGKINEFLEKIYLARRQP; this comes from the coding sequence ATGCTTTTTCAGGCCGGTTTTGCATTCCCGCAGAGCGCCTACTTTCCGCCCGCCGGGGCTTGGGAACGCCGCTCTCCGGAGCAGAGCGGATTTGACGCTGCGAAGCTTAAAGAAGCGGTCGATTTCGCGATTGCCAATGAGGCAAAGGCTCCGCGGAGCCAGGAGCTCGGGCAGGCGCAGACCTTTGGCCGCGAGCCTTTTGGCGAGGGCATCGGGCTTTTCAAAGATCGCGGCGACGCGTCCGGGCTGATCATCAGCGGCGGGCGCATCGTCGCCGAATGGGGCTCGCTGGACCGCGTCGATATGTCGCACAGTGTGACGAAGAGCTTTCTTTCGTCGGTCGTCGGCATCGCATTTGACCGCAAGCTGATCCGCTCGCTGCAAGACCGCACGGCCGACTACTCGACGATCACGCTGCCTTATGTTCCCGGCCAACGCTTCGACCGGGCTGAAGACTTTGGCAAACAGCAGTACATCGATCTCTTTGCCGGCCCGCACAACAGTAAGATCACCTGGGAGCACCTTCTCCGCCAGACCAGCGACTGGGAAGGAACGCTCTGGGGCAAGCCCGATTGGGCCGACCGGCCGGACCGCGACGCGACCACCTGGCTTACGCGCAAGCGGAACGAGCCCGGTGCGGTCTATGAATACAACGACGTCCGTGTCAACGTCCTTGCCCTTGCGGCGCTGAACGTCTGGCGGCGGCCACTGCCCGAGGTTCTGCGTGAGAACCTGATGGATCCGATAGGAGCTTCGAATACCTGGCGTTGGTTCGGTTACGAGAACTCTTTCGTCGTGCTTGATGGCCGCATTGTCCAATCGGTCAGCGGAGGCGGCCATTGGGGCGGCGGGATGTTCATCAACGCCTACGACATGGCCCGCTTTGGCCTGCTGACCGCCCGCGGCGGCCGCTGGGGCGAGCGGCGACTTCTCTCCGAGGAGTTCGTCCGCCAGGCCCGCACGCCGACTGTCGCCCAACCGAACTATGGCTTTATGAATTGGTTCCTCAACACGGACCGCAAGTTCTACCCCGCGGCACCGGCCTCGGCCTTTGCCCACATCGGCAACGGCACGAACCTGATCTACGTTGACCCCGATAGCGACCTCGTCATCGTCGCCCGCTGGATAGAGAACGGAAAGATCAACGAGTTCCTTGAAAAGATCTACCTCGCTCGCCGTCAACCGTAG
- a CDS encoding DUF167 domain-containing protein: MIEVTESDGVVTFSVKVVPRASRTEFAGEMGGAVRVRVSSPPVDGAANDELIRLIAKRLLVARSAVEIVTGAASRTKLVRVSGVTAERLQDALLS, from the coding sequence ATGATCGAAGTAACCGAATCCGATGGCGTAGTGACCTTTTCGGTCAAGGTCGTTCCTCGAGCATCGCGGACCGAATTTGCGGGTGAGATGGGCGGGGCGGTGAGGGTGAGAGTTTCCTCACCGCCGGTGGACGGAGCGGCAAATGATGAACTTATTCGGCTGATCGCTAAACGGCTGTTGGTTGCCAGGTCGGCGGTCGAGATAGTCACGGGTGCCGCTTCGAGGACCAAGCTCGTTCGGGTCAGCGGCGTTACGGCCGAGCGACTGCAAGACGCTCTCTTGAGCTAA